The following proteins come from a genomic window of Oncorhynchus mykiss isolate Arlee chromosome 19, USDA_OmykA_1.1, whole genome shotgun sequence:
- the arid4a gene encoding AT-rich interactive domain-containing protein 4A: MKAANEPAYLTVGTEVSAKYRGAFCEAKIKTVKRMVKVKVMVKGDTTSQVVQDDQVKGPLRVGSTVEVKSAEGICSEATINKLTDASWYTVVFDDGDEKTLRRTSLCLKGERHFAESETLDQLPLTNPEHFGTPVIGKKGNRGGRRSSQAHADDDKESSSSEDDNEDRRRLNDDLMGKVASVQTGTERTSWYLALVISPSCNDDLTVKKDQCLVRSFADSKFHTVARKEIHEVNMDSISKAEFSPRKGLDGAVHFLKTKVVPDSWKMDMSEILESSSSDEEDTEGKESDDDDEEEEEEEEKEEEEEEEKEDANDEPEDEADPEERDHFLQQLYKFMEDRGTPINKPPVLGYKDLNLFKLFRLVYHQGGCDKIESGSVWKQIYIDLGIPVLNSAASYNVKTAYRKYLYGFEEYCRSACIVFRTIHHSEDPPASQSQTEEKAAQILEVKECQGPTPSIKTESVAAMEDKPAQEEAAESGSESDKDVSSPRGRRRCTVTPVKAEVKEPSKLEKIKEKEEQSGVGETSGEETGGPRDGTRSDGGDTPGNRRSRRLEESDKESEDEEELEDEEDSERRVGERGEDEDSEDSVTGTKVKVKYGRGKTQKIYEANIKKAENDDGGDVLYLVHYYGWNVRYDEWVKADRIIWPVDKGGTKKKQKKKVKNKEEGEKEDDKQGKLCGLKRGRPLLRTTSASANRSVSKTPSSEGRSSSKSKSDVSALPNGEGTPRRRTRTTSGMYDSDRDSTSNEESGNSSEDSESEDSPEKKPAWAERTDPATARKQEEEEDRRVERGRAEAAAAAAAQVVAQDQPPSSPQEKEQQEDTLPERREPEKAAEQPQVPPMTPEPDRTKEEDPPTPKFPRSKAARRSNVCEPERNPNNDTGSETPTKTTITTPNNTETESSPCPRTLNRQDEPMVVLHCLPAEHIPSIPDLPTMDSDTDSATEEEICREERGVAKRKATEQRTPDKKVRLDRREETTKMASPVRRPADSPARRPADSPEWRLEAGGQRGEERLTLAKGKTEMPALTPEVQCQSLGEGGVAGGRPRLEQLASGVEEEVMPQIGPEALVCHEVDLDDLDEKDKTLAEDLLMMMSQGKVHAPPPSNASSHQTHNNPPLSSGGAAPPRVFSPTSAPSPDESHSTKSESDVPIEVDSVAGESQEGLGDNESANSNCFEASTSSSNSSMSLQERDTKDRGQKRLMDCHLSSSAKKQKRNQKRPSTTSKIDKNGAGHSSDSEDLAVMDTSSKLTPVKHSMSKGTQKLVSPNSKELEKYKHKDKQSSFPSPRTYKWTFQLNELDSMTSAERISFLQDKLQDIRKYYMSLKSEVASIDRRRKRLKKKEREVSHTTASTSSGSSDTGMSPSSASPTQNTVAVECR, from the exons GTGATGGTCAAAGGAGACACCACCTCGCAAGTTGTTCAAGATGATCAAGTGAAAGGACCGTTAAGG GTGGGCTCCACAGTGGAGGTGAAGAGTGCAGAGGGGATCTGCAGTGAGGCAACCATCAACAAACTCACAGACGCCAGTTGGTACACAGTGG TGTTTGACGATGGGGATGAGAAGACACTCCGCAGGACGTCACTGTGTCTGAAGGGAGAAAGACATTTTGCTGAGAGCGAG ACATTGGACCAACTGCCCCTAACCAACCCAGAGCACTTTGGCACCCCCGTCATTGGGAAGAAGGGAAACCGCGGAGGGAGGAGGTCATCTCAGGCTCA TGCGGACGATGACAAGGAGTCGTCTTCCAGTGAAGATGACAATGAGGACAGGAGGAGGCTAAACGATGACCTGATGggtaaagtggccagtgttcagACTGGGACAGAGCGGACATCCTGGTACCTGGCCCTG GTGATATCACCCAGCTGCAATGATGACTTGACAGTCAAGAAGGACCAATGTTTAGTCAGATCATTTGCAGACTCCAAATT tCACACTGTGGCAAGAAAGGAGATCCATGAAGTGAACATGGACAGCATCTCTAAAGCTGAGTTCTCACCGAGGAAAG GGTTGGATGGGGCAGTGCATTTCCTCAAGACCAAGGTAGTTCCTGACAGTTGGAAGATGGACATGAGTGAGATTTTAGAATCCTCCAGCAGTGACGAGGAGGACACAGAAGGAAAGGAGAGTGAcgacgatgatgaggaggaggaggaggaggaggagaaggaggaggaggaggaggaggagaaggaagatgcCAATGATGAG CCTGAGGATGAGGCGGACCCAGAGGAGAGGGATCACTTCCTGCAGCAGCTGTATAAGTTCATGGAGGATCGAG GGACGCCAATTAACAAGCCTCCTGTGCTCGGCTACAAGGATCTGAACCTCTTCAAGCTCTTCAGGCTAGTCTACCACCAGGGGGGCTGTGACAAA ATTGAAAGTGGATCTGTGTGGAAACAAATCTACATAGACCTTGGCATTCCCGTCCTAAACTCTGCTGCCTCCTACAATGTGAAGACTGCCTATAGAAA GTACCTGTATGGCTTTGAGGAGTACTGTCGCTCAGCCTGCATCGTCTTCAGGACCATCCACCACAGCGAGGATCCGCCAGCTTCCCAGTCCCAGACAGAAGAGAAGGCCGCCCAAATCCTTGAGGTGAAGGAGTGCCAGGGCCCAACACCATCCATCAAAACTGAGTCTGTTGCGGCCATGGAGGACAAGCCTGCCCAGGAGGAGGCGGCAGAGTCGGGGAGCGAGAGCGACAAAGATGTCTCTTCTCCCAGG GGGAGGAGACGGTGCACTGTGACCCCGGTCAAAGCTGAGGTGAAGGAGCCCTCAAAGCTGGAGAAGATCAAAGAGAAGGAGGAGCAGAGTGGTGTGGGGGAGACCAGCGGAGAGGAGACTGGAGGTCCGAGAGACGGCACCAGGTCAGATGGAGGGGACACCCCGGGGAACAGACGCAGCCGACGCCTGGAGGAGTCCGATAAAGAGTCTGAGGACGAGGAGGAGTTGGAGGATGAGGAAGACAGCGAGAGGAGAGTCGGAGAAAG aggtgaGGACGAAGACTCTGAAGACTCCGTAACAGGGACTAAGGTGAAGGTAAAGTACGGTCGAGGGAAGACCCAAAAGATCTACGAGGCCAACATCAAGAAGGCAGAGAACGATGATGGAGGAGATGTCCTCTACCTAGTTCACTACTACGGCTGGAACGTCAG GTATGATGAGTGGGTCAAAGCAGACCGGATAATCTGGCCTGTCGACAAGGGCGGAacaaaaaagaaacagaaaaagAAAGTGAAGAATAAAGAGGAAGGCGAGAAGGAGGATGACAAGCAGGGGAAGCTGTGTGGCTTGAAGCGAGGTCGCCCTCTTCTTAGAACCACCTCCGCCAGCGCCAACCGCAGCGTCTCCAAGACCCCCAGCAGTGAGGGGCGctccagcagcaagagcaaaTCTGATGTATCAGCCCTGCCCAACGGAGAGG GTACCCCTCGCCGACGCACAAGAACAACCTCTGGGATGTATGACTCGGACAGGGATTCTACCTCCAATG AAGAATCGGGGAACTCGTCAGAGGACAGTGAGTCAGAGGATTCTCCTGAGAAGAAGCCTGCGTGGGCGGAGAGGACGGACCCCGCCACAGCCCgtaagcaggaggaggaggaggaccggagggtggagagaggaagagcagaGGCAGCAGCCGCCGCTGCAGCCCAGGTCGTAGCCCAGGATCAGCCCCCCAGCAGCCCTCAGGAGAAGGAGCAGCAGGAGGACACGCTCCCTGAGAGGAGGGAGCCGGAGAAGGCTGCGGAGCAGCCCCAGGTGCCCCCCATGACCCCTGAACCCGACAGAACTAAGGAGGAGGACCCCCCCACCCCGAAATTCCCCAGGTCTAAAGCAGCACGTAGAAGTAACGTTTGCGAGCCAGAGAGGAACCCCAACAACGACACTGGCTCTGAAACGCCCACCAAAACCACCATCACCACTCCCAACAACACTGAGACCGAGTCGTCTCCCTGCCCGCGTACCCTGAACAGGCAGGATGAGCCCATGGTGGTCCTTCATTGTCTCCCAGCTGAGCACATTCCCAGCATCCCTGACCTTCCCACCATGGACTCTGACACAGACTCAGCTACGGAGGAGGAGATCTGCAGGGAGGAGCGAGGTGTGGCCAAGCGTAAAGCCACTGAGCAGAGGACGCCGGACAAGAAGGTGCGTCTGGACAGGAGGGAAGAGACGACCAAGATGGCGTCGCCAGTCAGGCGGCCCGCTGACTCGCCAGCCAGGCGGCCCGCTGACTCGCCAGAGTGGAGGCTGGAGGCGGGGGGACAGAGAGGCGAGGAGCGCCTGACGCTAGCAAAGGGTAAAACAGAGATGCCTGCCCTCACTCCGGAGGTGCAGTGTCAAAGtctaggagagggaggtgtagcaGGAGGTCGACCCAGGTTGGAGCAGCTAGCCTCGGGGGTCGAGGAGGAGGTGATGCCCCAGATCGGCCCTGAGGCGCTGGTCTGTCACGAAGTGGATCTGGACGACCTGGATGAGAAGGACAAGACCTTAGCAGAAGACCTCCTAATGATGATGAGTCAAGGGAAGGTCCATGCTCCCCCTCCGTCCAATGCCTCCTCCCACCAGACCCACAACAACCCTCCTCTGTCCTCGGGGGGCGCTGCTCCTCCACGGGTCTTCTCCCCCACCTCTGCCCCCAGCCCTGATGAGTCTCACAGCACCAAGAGTGAGAGCGACGTCCCCATCGAGGTGGACAGTGTAGCCGGGGAGTCTCAGGAGGGGCTTGGTGATAACGAGTCGGCCAACTCAAACTGTTTTGAAGCTAGCACCAGCTCCAGCAACTCCAGCATGTCACTACAGGAGAGGGACACCAAGGACAGAG GTCAGAAAAGGTTGATGGACTGCCATTTGAGTTCTTCTGCAAAGAAGCAGAAGCGAAACCAGAAACGGCCAAGCACAACATCCAAAATTGATAAGAACGGAGCAG GGCACAGCAGTGACAGTGAGGACCTGGCTGTCATGGACACCTCTAGTAAGCTGACTCCAGTGAAACACTCCATGTCTAAAGGAACCCAGAAGCTGGTATCTCCCAACAGTAAGGAGCTAGAGAAATATAAGCACAAGGACAAGCagtcctccttcccctcccctcgcACGTACAAGTGGACCTTCCAGCTCA ATGAACTGGACAGCATGACAAGTGCTGAGAGGATATCCTTCTTACAAGACAAACTACAGGATATAAGGAAGTATTACATGTCACTCAAGTCTGAAGTGGCCTCCATAGACAGGAGGCGGAAGAGGTTAAAGAAGAAGGAAAGAGAAG tgTCCCACACCACAGCGTCAACGTCGTCCGGCTCGTCAGACACTGGGATGAGCCCCTCCTCTGCTTCTCCCACTCAGAACACTGTGGCTGTCGAGTGTAGGTGA